The genomic window AGTTATAAAAAAGAAATATATCTTAACGGGAAAAAATTAAATATAGAATATCCAAAAAGTTTTCTAATTTTAGGCTGTTATTATTCTAAAGACCAGAAAAATGTATATCATAAGGATGTAAAAATAAAAGAGGCTGATATAGAAAGTTTTACGGTTTTGGACTGGGGATATGCCAAAGATAAGTTCAATGTATACTTTAACTATAATATTATCAGCGGAGCAGATCCTGTGAGTT from Sebaldella sp. S0638 includes these protein-coding regions:
- a CDS encoding DKNYY domain-containing protein encodes the protein MAKHVKIGNEYTSYKKEIYLNGKKLNIEYPKSFLILGCYYSKDQKNVYHKDVKIKEADIESFTVLDWGYAKDKFNVYFNYNIISGADPVSFVILADDDYSKDRNSVFYLGRKIDGAVSDTFLTLEDGKAEDENAFYLDGKITEKK